Genomic segment of Marmota flaviventris isolate mMarFla1 chromosome 4, mMarFla1.hap1, whole genome shotgun sequence:
ttctctttctctgagttGCACTGTTCTCTGGACTTTTCAAGGGTCTGGCCCGAGTCTTCCCACTGCTTGGTTTCCTGTTTGCAGCTTTCTGAGGCCTAGAAGAGGACTCACCTGTCCCCTTTTGCTTTGTAGATTTTGCCACTGCTTCTGAGGCAATGGACTGGGTAGGTCTTTTGTTGgtattctccttttctttcctggagGTAGGGCAGCTCTTCCCAGAGGATTTTTTAGGGATCttcattttgttctctttcaAAGACATCTTTTTGGGCAGTTGGTTGGTTTTGTCTCTTGCAGCTGGCTTCTTGGCAGGAGTTTTGGTGGGTCcttcaacatgtttttctttgctGGCCCTTATCGCTGGCCCCTTGTCCTTACTGTCCTGAGAGCTGCAGCCTTCTGCTCTCTTGCGTTTATTCTGAACTTCAGCTTTAAGCAAGACCTCAGACGCctgcttccctttccttcccttcattccttctGTACTCTTGGGCTTAAGGGGAAACCCATCTGCATGCACCTGGAGGGCGAGCTTGGGGGACATCAGAGGGTTAATGCACACACTCTTCCGACTCTGTTTACTTTCCACAGCCACACCTAGTGgactttccattttctcatttttgatcAGTCGATGCTGGGCTCTGAGTTTTCCTCGAATATTAGAATACTTTCTAAGGATCCGGGTACTGGCTGGAGTAGGTAGATTAGTGGGAGGATGGCTACTTCTATCTTCCTTGACTTCCTCTGTGACATCTTCAGAATTAGGACTGAGGCTGATATCACTGCCATCTTCTGTCTCCACTTGGTCCAGATTCTCTCGAAATTTAGCCCAGAGCTTCTGTGTTTTCCAATTATTCCTAGCAGGAGTAGTTCCAGGAAATTTCTTTAAGTGTTTTTTCAAGCGTTCAGCCTGCAGTGAACTAGGATACAGGCCAGAAGGAGAGTACTTCTGAAGAGGATGCTTGACAGGGGGGATGTCTCCTGGAAGACGAGTATTGAGTTTCTTTACAATTACCAGGGACCGGGTTTCAGTTGTTTCTAAGAACCACTTACAAACATTGGATAATTTAAAGTTTGTCATAAAGAGCATCTGAACAGGAGAAAACTTCTGAACCTCTAAGGAACCCCTACATTTTCGGGatctttttttgcttttccaGATCTCCTTCAGTTTATCTGACTTGTTCCTGGCTCTGGGTGTTGGCTGTGCTTCTTTCTCTAACTGGATCCAACCCTTCTGCACTTTCATGTACTGGGTGTTGAAGTTGGCAATGAGCTCCTGATTCTCCTCCTCAGCACACCATTCCACAAACTTGGGTTGTTCGTCTACCACTGTGTCCACATCCTCCTCCTCAAAGGGATCTGTGCTCTCGGAAGCTTCGTTATCCTTTGGTGTTGGCTTTATTTGTGCAGCTTCCTTGTCTGAAGTAACTTTCATAGTATCCAAGGAGTCCAGAGAATGAGCATGTCTCAGATTGTACACTGAAGAGGTCAATCTCTTAGGCCTTGGTTCCCTTTGTGGCCCAGCATCATTACCACCTCGACCACCTGATGTCCCAACTGGGGTAGCTGGGGCATGGCTAGCATCTTCTTTATGCTGAGTGTCCTCATTCTCTACCTCACTCTTACCCTCTTCCACATTCTGGGTGGGAGTGTGTCCTGGCCTCTCTTTTGATTGCTCTAGGTTCTCCCTACAAGGAATATTTTCAGAGGGAACAAGAGCATTTTTCTCACCCACCTTAGACTGCACATAGATTTCCAGTCTCTCTCCAGACAGTGGCTGGCTGACTGTGGTTATGGGATCACTGCTGGGGAAaatctccccttcttccttcttgatgtcttttgccagcatgtttttaaaagtttgccTTGTGACAATCCCACCTCCTTCACTCTCCTGCTCAGCATCGTTCTCAGAGGGACAATCACTGACATTCAGGTTTTCGGTATCCTCCAGAGCTTCTGTATGGAAACTATCAGATGGAAAGCCCTCGGGTGTTATCCTACCAGTGTACCCTTCTCTTTCAGAACACTTTACACCAGGATTTTTAGAAACCTTGGTCTCAGGACAAGTGAGGGAAGAGTCTGAACTTTGATTTCTTAGGTACCTATCTGCAGAGGAAGAATCTGAAAGCTGACTTCTTAGGCATCTATCAGAGGCCTCAggaaattttttaacttttttcttcttgtccAGATTCTCTTCTGGTGAGTCAATGTTTAGATCACACACATCTTTTTCTGAAGAGCATTTTTTTATATCACTGTCTTCTCCTTCTTGCCTTGTAACACATGCTGcctctccttcctcagtctcacCACAGCTTTCATCAGTACCAGTGCCAACTGCTTCCTGGGGTGAGTTGGTATCTAGTTCCCTAGTGTCTCCAGTCCTGACCTCAGTACTGTGCTTGTGCTCAGTCTGTGTCAGACTCAGGGGAAGCTCCACCTCCACAGCGGGACTTTGATCTTCTAAGCACAGAGGACTTTCTTCTCTACTGATCACTTCAGGAGAAGACAGAGGCTTACAAAGAACTTCTTCACTACTTTGCCCAGAAATGCTTTCAGTTGTGGGACCCAGGTGGCAGTCCTGGATTACGCTCAGCTCCTCTGCATCCAGCAGGGCAACTGGCTGTTGGTCTTGTTCAGGGGAAGACACCACACTTGTAGTGGGAGCTGAGACTGCAGCACTGTCTTCTGGCGCATCCTCTTCAGGGAGGTGAGCAGGCCCAGGACACACCGGATTGGATGCTGTCATCTCCTCTGGCCTAGAGGAACTGCTGGGATTCAGTTCATTCATCATGGAACAAACCTCAGGCTCTTGAGACTCTTTCACTGATGAAGTGTCTCCACCTCCCTCCTTGAAAGAGGTTATTTCTTTACTAGGTCCTTCAGTGTGGTCTTCTCTGGGAAGCTGCAAATCTACTGTGTGTCTAGGGGCTGAAACTGTAAGAGTCTGCTTGGGCATCACAACTGCCTCTGATGCCAGTGGTGAGCAGCTCGCTTTTTCCTGGATGTGTAAATTTCTGGCCAATGTGCGAACAGTTGGCAGCTCACAACAATCACCATTGAAAAAGTATCCTCGAGTACTCTTTCTGGCTGTTTTACGAGATGATAATATGGACCTTTGATTCTCAAAGTGGCATTCTGTTATTGGTTGACTGATATAAACAACATCACACTGGTTATCATAATCATTTATCCTCAACCCTGAGGCCCTTTTACTCTTCCGAGCTGTCTTGATGGAGGCTGATATCATCTTGGTTCGTGAATGTCCATTAGGTGCTTTGTGTATAGCTGGCACAGGGCTGGAGGCTAACCAACCATCTTTGGAATGATCAAACTGGCCCTTGTCACTGGGATGTGAATGGTAACCCATTTTACTTCTTCCTAGTGAGTGAAGATGGTTCTCTTGCTTTGGCCTTGCATCTTGTTCATCTGCCTCTAAATCCTGGCGCAAAGGTGTTTTTGAGCCACACTGTAGAGCATTCTCTTTGTCGGCAGTTCTAGATGAGTTCTCCATAAACCCTGAGTCCCATTTCTCTTCTGATAAAGCTTTGAATGAATTTCTTTGAGAAACAACATAGCTATTGCCCTCCTCGCTATTCTCAGCTGCCACTTTTACTCCAAGGAGACTTTCCACTAAAGCTGAACTCTGCATATGGTCTTTACTGTCCTCACATGTTTTCATATTTGTGTCTTGCTCCTTTCCAGTGGTTTGCCCCTCCAAGCTTTTAGAGATGTGGTGGAAGTTCTGTGAGGAAGAATTAGACACAGTGAGGTATCCCAGAGTGGAACTATCTGTTGAACTGCTAGAATTAGGTTGAGTGGCTGGAAGTTCGGAGGAATCTTTCTGGACAACAGTCAAGGCATTCTCTCTTCCATCTACAGAGTTTGTCTCAGGAGGAGGTTCCTTCAGGGTCTGTTCTGTGATATGCACAGAGCTGTGAGAGCCGGATGAGTCTACAAACAAATCTACAGAAGTAGGAGACTTCCTATCATGACACATAGCATCCTTTTCCCTATGGCTGCTGCTTAGCTGGGCACAGCCAGCGTTGCAAATGGATGCATCCATTGCTCCAGAATCCAAAGGTGGTAGGTCCTCGGTGCCTGGCTGAGATTCAGTGTACAGGTCACTCAGAACACGAATGAATTGCTTCTGATGATGAGTACACAGTTTGACCATAAACTTCTCCAGTGGGGACTTCGACTGATTGTTAGAATCTACTGCTAGAGTTTCTGTTGAATTCTCACTAgatgaacaaagagaaagaattaatTAGTAAGGTCATTTTCCAAAGCATCATTTTACATTATGAATCTCACCAGATGTTACTCACATTGTAAAGAGAGTACAAAGAGAAGCCAAAATGGCTTCAAAGTCcaccatttatttttgtatgattcCATAAAGAATATTTACCTAATGATAAGGTCAGCCTGTTATAGTCTCAATCTTTAAGGAACaacatatttcataattttatgtgACCATACAGATTTTTTAATCATGAgaagaaatactgaaaaaaagttcttttctttaaaaaatataattttgatcaCACTATAATTTCTCTTGGTCAACATATTCAGGTTGcacatccctaatccaaaaattgTAAACACTctaaaatatgaaactttttgAATGCTGCATGGCAGCACAAGTAGAAAATTCTACACCATGAAACtatattttatgtacaaaatTATTAAGAATGTTGTATAAGATTATCATCAGGCTATGTATATAAGGTATACATACATGAAACAAATGATtctgtgtttagacttgggtcccactCCCAATACATCTCACATACATGCAAGtttccaaaatctaaaaatattcaaagtccaaaacatttctggtcccaagcatttcaaataAAGGATACTCATGTGGTAATTTTACTGGAGGCTATGTATTCCTGTTATGCAATCGTTAAATCTACAATACTGACAAAAATTTAGATATACTATATTAAAAATCTTAGTTTAGAAGTTGAGAacttaatagttttaaaattatctcttagCAAAACGGATTGGGTGGATAATTATTAAGTGATGGTGGAAACCTTTAATCCCTTTCCTGGGTCATGGATGAACAGGAaaccaataattttatatttcagatatGTTAAATGGTGGAATGACAAGCAAGTACTGATTTCTAGCCTTCAAGTGAgaaaacatatgtaaaaccacACCGAGTTATAAAGCTCTGTCAATGCAAAGTAGTAGGACTGTCTTCATACACTCCTAGCTAACACATCTCTTAGTACTTTGCTAAACATTTTTACAGTCACCTACAAGAAGTCACTCTACATTAAAGAATCCCTTTCAAACATTTTCCTCCTAAGTCATCTAGAATGAACTCTTAGAGCTTATCCCACATAGTAGGGATGTTGGGAAAGGAAGATACTGGACTTGAGACACTCCAGGCAGTGCTGCACAGACAGCCAAGGGTTTCGCTAGCTGCTCTGTGTTTCTAGATATCTAGGTTTTACTGAGCCTgtgcagagagagagctccaatGATCTGGAGTTTGACAGAGCAACTCTTAGAAGACTCACTTCTACCTTTAGTAAGTGTGTATTTCTACTTACTTGCTGAGAAACCATATCCCAAGTGCTAGAAAGTacctaaagtaaaaataaatatctctgaATGAGGgctttaggaatagttttattaTAGGTACACAGATTTTCTaacctcctttctctttttttggattGTGATTCCGCATAAGACTATCACTTGACTATATATGAACTATGGCAGAGAACTGAGGGCATTTTATAAAAAGATGTTTGATGGTATCTCCTggagagggggagaaagaaatgATTCTTCTTTGTTCAAGAAACACATTCATAACCCAAGTCTTTGCAAAAATCTTCTGGATTATGCTTCATGCCTGTGCTTATGTTCTGGAAATAAGTTTTGGTATTTGAGTTTAACATGCCTAAAGATGAATGAAATCAAGGCATGTACCCAATGAAAGGACAAAGCACTTCCTGAAGGAAAGTAGTAAGGAGGTGTTTTCCTCTAAAATGATGCTCATATAGAATAAAAAACTGTATAACAACAAATCCACAGGTGACATCCAACTCCTTTATGGTTGAGACTGGATCTGCTGCTGTCccatatttcaataatttaaCCTTGTATTTTTATTACCCTTAACTAAGGTTTTCTAAAGGGTCATGCAACCAGGTGATGACTATAGCAATATGACTCAAGTTAATCCCCAATAGACAACTAAAGATGTATGTATTTCATAGCCTCATGGCCCAACTGTGTCTTCTTCACTAAGATACACAGAAACACTAAGACCCACTGAACTCTAACAAAGAACAACACAGTAGTCTTCAGGTATTGAAAAACAGCATCAGAGAGGCTGACACATTCTATCCATGTCAACCTTAAGTGCCATTTAGAGCAGTGGTCTGCAGAAGCCTAGGAGATGAAAACTGAAATGGCAACACTGACAGGCAATGATAATAAGAGTTCTTTGCATGTTTTCCTGCTAAGAAGGATTGGAAAAATACAGTGGTGAACCACAAATCATCAGAGCAAGTAGTAGGCTGCTCTTACCAGATCATTACTGGTCGGCTCAAAACTATTCCCCTTGGACTGATTATATCCTTTCCTGAAATCCTGAGTCACAATGTTCTATAAAGTTCACTGGCAATTATATGGGGTCTTGTGTATTTAtcccacaatttttatttttttactgactTAATTTGTCTTAGCTTCCCAAGCAGACATGAACCACTTGAGTGTAGGTAAGGACCACATTTTAGGACAAAGCACTTCCTGATATGAAATCACACTGTGATTTATAAAGCTCTGGCAATGCAAACTAATAGGACTGTCTTCCCTagcaagaaggaagaagagaaaaggggtATCATGGTTGCTTCCGGCATTTTCTTCCTGGGCAGCAGCATTTACTGAGCCAGGAACATAAGTGACACAGCTGGTAACTGGTGGTCATTAGATGTGCACATGTCTGATGAGTTCTGTTCAAACTGAGTTGTGACGTTCTTAAAGTTCTGAAT
This window contains:
- the Lcor gene encoding ligand-dependent corepressor isoform X2 — protein: MARVCRRQQCSVERRGFRQELDSWRHKLIHCVECEPEGISDWTFDENCLFCCLRRDKVKGHLVRLDEPASGAGQEALLKQEQAKIIRFERQAEEFLNAVFYRKDSPWVFDPNIPLVAREIMQRMIQQFAAEYTSKNSSTQDPSQPNSTKNQSLPKASPVTTSPTAATTQNPVLSKLLMADQDSPLDLTVRKSQSEPSEQDGVLDLSTKKSPCAGSTSLSHSAGCSSTQGNGENSTETLAVDSNNQSKSPLEKFMVKLCTHHQKQFIRVLSDLYTESQPGTEDLPPLDSGAMDASICNAGCAQLSSSHREKDAMCHDRKSPTSVDLFVDSSGSHSSVHITEQTLKEPPPETNSVDGRENALTVVQKDSSELPATQPNSSSSTDSSTLGYLTVSNSSSQNFHHISKSLEGQTTGKEQDTNMKTCEDSKDHMQSSALVESLLGVKVAAENSEEGNSYVVSQRNSFKALSEEKWDSGFMENSSRTADKENALQCGSKTPLRQDLEADEQDARPKQENHLHSLGRSKMGYHSHPSDKGQFDHSKDGWLASSPVPAIHKAPNGHSRTKMISASIKTARKSKRASGLRINDYDNQCDVVYISQPITECHFENQRSILSSRKTARKSTRGYFFNGDCCELPTVRTLARNLHIQEKASCSPLASEAVVMPKQTLTVSAPRHTVDLQLPREDHTEGPSKEITSFKEGGGDTSSVKESQEPEVCSMMNELNPSSSSRPEEMTASNPVCPGPAHLPEEDAPEDSAAVSAPTTSVVSSPEQDQQPVALLDAEELSVIQDCHLGPTTESISGQSSEEVLCKPLSSPEVISREESPLCLEDQSPAVEVELPLSLTQTEHKHSTEVRTGDTRELDTNSPQEAVGTGTDESCGETEEGEAACVTRQEGEDSDIKKCSSEKDVCDLNIDSPEENLDKKKKVKKFPEASDRCLRSQLSDSSSADRYLRNQSSDSSLTCPETKVSKNPGVKCSEREGYTGRITPEGFPSDSFHTEALEDTENLNVSDCPSENDAEQESEGGGIVTRQTFKNMLAKDIKKEEGEIFPSSDPITTVSQPLSGERLEIYVQSKVGEKNALVPSENIPCRENLEQSKERPGHTPTQNVEEGKSEVENEDTQHKEDASHAPATPVGTSGGRGGNDAGPQREPRPKRLTSSVYNLRHAHSLDSLDTMKVTSDKEAAQIKPTPKDNEASESTDPFEEEDVDTVVDEQPKFVEWCAEEENQELIANFNTQYMKVQKGWIQLEKEAQPTPRARNKSDKLKEIWKSKKRSRKCRGSLEVQKFSPVQMLFMTNFKLSNVCKWFLETTETRSLVIVKKLNTRLPGDIPPVKHPLQKYSPSGLYPSSLQAERLKKHLKKFPGTTPARNNWKTQKLWAKFRENLDQVETEDGSDISLSPNSEDVTEEVKEDRSSHPPTNLPTPASTRILRKYSNIRGKLRAQHRLIKNEKMESPLGVAVESKQSRKSVCINPLMSPKLALQVHADGFPLKPKSTEGMKGRKGKQASEVLLKAEVQNKRKRAEGCSSQDSKDKGPAIRASKEKHVEGPTKTPAKKPAARDKTNQLPKKMSLKENKMKIPKKSSGKSCPTSRKEKENTNKRPTQSIASEAVAKSTKQKGTGESSSRPQKAANRKPSSGKTRARPLKSPENSATQRKRKLKAKLDSSHGKRRRLEAK
- the Lcor gene encoding ligand-dependent corepressor isoform X4; translation: MARVCRRQQCSVERRGFRQELDSWRHKLIHCVECEPEGISDWTFDENCLFCCLRRDKVKGHLVRLDEPASGAGQEALLKQEQAKIIRFERQAEEFLNAVFYRKDGVLDLSTKKSPCAGSTSLSHSAGCSSTQGNGENSTETLAVDSNNQSKSPLEKFMVKLCTHHQKQFIRVLSDLYTESQPGTEDLPPLDSGAMDASICNAGCAQLSSSHREKDAMCHDRKSPTSVDLFVDSSGSHSSVHITEQTLKEPPPETNSVDGRENALTVVQKDSSELPATQPNSSSSTDSSTLGYLTVSNSSSQNFHHISKSLEGQTTGKEQDTNMKTCEDSKDHMQSSALVESLLGVKVAAENSEEGNSYVVSQRNSFKALSEEKWDSGFMENSSRTADKENALQCGSKTPLRQDLEADEQDARPKQENHLHSLGRSKMGYHSHPSDKGQFDHSKDGWLASSPVPAIHKAPNGHSRTKMISASIKTARKSKRASGLRINDYDNQCDVVYISQPITECHFENQRSILSSRKTARKSTRGYFFNGDCCELPTVRTLARNLHIQEKASCSPLASEAVVMPKQTLTVSAPRHTVDLQLPREDHTEGPSKEITSFKEGGGDTSSVKESQEPEVCSMMNELNPSSSSRPEEMTASNPVCPGPAHLPEEDAPEDSAAVSAPTTSVVSSPEQDQQPVALLDAEELSVIQDCHLGPTTESISGQSSEEVLCKPLSSPEVISREESPLCLEDQSPAVEVELPLSLTQTEHKHSTEVRTGDTRELDTNSPQEAVGTGTDESCGETEEGEAACVTRQEGEDSDIKKCSSEKDVCDLNIDSPEENLDKKKKVKKFPEASDRCLRSQLSDSSSADRYLRNQSSDSSLTCPETKVSKNPGVKCSEREGYTGRITPEGFPSDSFHTEALEDTENLNVSDCPSENDAEQESEGGGIVTRQTFKNMLAKDIKKEEGEIFPSSDPITTVSQPLSGERLEIYVQSKVGEKNALVPSENIPCRENLEQSKERPGHTPTQNVEEGKSEVENEDTQHKEDASHAPATPVGTSGGRGGNDAGPQREPRPKRLTSSVYNLRHAHSLDSLDTMKVTSDKEAAQIKPTPKDNEASESTDPFEEEDVDTVVDEQPKFVEWCAEEENQELIANFNTQYMKVQKGWIQLEKEAQPTPRARNKSDKLKEIWKSKKRSRKCRGSLEVQKFSPVQMLFMTNFKLSNVCKWFLETTETRSLVIVKKLNTRLPGDIPPVKHPLQKYSPSGLYPSSLQAERLKKHLKKFPGTTPARNNWKTQKLWAKFRENLDQVETEDGSDISLSPNSEDVTEEVKEDRSSHPPTNLPTPASTRILRKYSNIRGKLRAQHRLIKNEKMESPLGVAVESKQSRKSVCINPLMSPKLALQVHADGFPLKPKSTEGMKGRKGKQASEVLLKAEVQNKRKRAEGCSSQDSKDKGPAIRASKEKHVEGPTKTPAKKPAARDKTNQLPKKMSLKENKMKIPKKSSGKSCPTSRKEKENTNKRPTQSIASEAVAKSTKQKGTGESSSRPQKAANRKPSSGKTRARPLKSPENSATQRKRKLKAKLDSSHGKRRRLEAK
- the Lcor gene encoding ligand-dependent corepressor isoform X6, which gives rise to MVKLCTHHQKQFIRVLSDLYTESQPGTEDLPPLDSGAMDASICNAGCAQLSSSHREKDAMCHDRKSPTSVDLFVDSSGSHSSVHITEQTLKEPPPETNSVDGRENALTVVQKDSSELPATQPNSSSSTDSSTLGYLTVSNSSSQNFHHISKSLEGQTTGKEQDTNMKTCEDSKDHMQSSALVESLLGVKVAAENSEEGNSYVVSQRNSFKALSEEKWDSGFMENSSRTADKENALQCGSKTPLRQDLEADEQDARPKQENHLHSLGRSKMGYHSHPSDKGQFDHSKDGWLASSPVPAIHKAPNGHSRTKMISASIKTARKSKRASGLRINDYDNQCDVVYISQPITECHFENQRSILSSRKTARKSTRGYFFNGDCCELPTVRTLARNLHIQEKASCSPLASEAVVMPKQTLTVSAPRHTVDLQLPREDHTEGPSKEITSFKEGGGDTSSVKESQEPEVCSMMNELNPSSSSRPEEMTASNPVCPGPAHLPEEDAPEDSAAVSAPTTSVVSSPEQDQQPVALLDAEELSVIQDCHLGPTTESISGQSSEEVLCKPLSSPEVISREESPLCLEDQSPAVEVELPLSLTQTEHKHSTEVRTGDTRELDTNSPQEAVGTGTDESCGETEEGEAACVTRQEGEDSDIKKCSSEKDVCDLNIDSPEENLDKKKKVKKFPEASDRCLRSQLSDSSSADRYLRNQSSDSSLTCPETKVSKNPGVKCSEREGYTGRITPEGFPSDSFHTEALEDTENLNVSDCPSENDAEQESEGGGIVTRQTFKNMLAKDIKKEEGEIFPSSDPITTVSQPLSGERLEIYVQSKVGEKNALVPSENIPCRENLEQSKERPGHTPTQNVEEGKSEVENEDTQHKEDASHAPATPVGTSGGRGGNDAGPQREPRPKRLTSSVYNLRHAHSLDSLDTMKVTSDKEAAQIKPTPKDNEASESTDPFEEEDVDTVVDEQPKFVEWCAEEENQELIANFNTQYMKVQKGWIQLEKEAQPTPRARNKSDKLKEIWKSKKRSRKCRGSLEVQKFSPVQMLFMTNFKLSNVCKWFLETTETRSLVIVKKLNTRLPGDIPPVKHPLQKYSPSGLYPSSLQAERLKKHLKKFPGTTPARNNWKTQKLWAKFRENLDQVETEDGSDISLSPNSEDVTEEVKEDRSSHPPTNLPTPASTRILRKYSNIRGKLRAQHRLIKNEKMESPLGVAVESKQSRKSVCINPLMSPKLALQVHADGFPLKPKSTEGMKGRKGKQASEVLLKAEVQNKRKRAEGCSSQDSKDKGPAIRASKEKHVEGPTKTPAKKPAARDKTNQLPKKMSLKENKMKIPKKSSGKSCPTSRKEKENTNKRPTQSIASEAVAKSTKQKGTGESSSRPQKAANRKPSSGKTRARPLKSPENSATQRKRKLKAKLDSSHGKRRRLEAK
- the Lcor gene encoding ligand-dependent corepressor isoform X3, with the protein product MARVCRRQQCSVERRGFRQELDSWRHKLIHCVECEPEGISDWTFDENCLFCCLRRDKVKGHLVRLDEPASGAGQEALLKQEQAKIIRFERQAEEFLNAVFYRKGVCVSADGVLDLSTKKSPCAGSTSLSHSAGCSSTQGNGENSTETLAVDSNNQSKSPLEKFMVKLCTHHQKQFIRVLSDLYTESQPGTEDLPPLDSGAMDASICNAGCAQLSSSHREKDAMCHDRKSPTSVDLFVDSSGSHSSVHITEQTLKEPPPETNSVDGRENALTVVQKDSSELPATQPNSSSSTDSSTLGYLTVSNSSSQNFHHISKSLEGQTTGKEQDTNMKTCEDSKDHMQSSALVESLLGVKVAAENSEEGNSYVVSQRNSFKALSEEKWDSGFMENSSRTADKENALQCGSKTPLRQDLEADEQDARPKQENHLHSLGRSKMGYHSHPSDKGQFDHSKDGWLASSPVPAIHKAPNGHSRTKMISASIKTARKSKRASGLRINDYDNQCDVVYISQPITECHFENQRSILSSRKTARKSTRGYFFNGDCCELPTVRTLARNLHIQEKASCSPLASEAVVMPKQTLTVSAPRHTVDLQLPREDHTEGPSKEITSFKEGGGDTSSVKESQEPEVCSMMNELNPSSSSRPEEMTASNPVCPGPAHLPEEDAPEDSAAVSAPTTSVVSSPEQDQQPVALLDAEELSVIQDCHLGPTTESISGQSSEEVLCKPLSSPEVISREESPLCLEDQSPAVEVELPLSLTQTEHKHSTEVRTGDTRELDTNSPQEAVGTGTDESCGETEEGEAACVTRQEGEDSDIKKCSSEKDVCDLNIDSPEENLDKKKKVKKFPEASDRCLRSQLSDSSSADRYLRNQSSDSSLTCPETKVSKNPGVKCSEREGYTGRITPEGFPSDSFHTEALEDTENLNVSDCPSENDAEQESEGGGIVTRQTFKNMLAKDIKKEEGEIFPSSDPITTVSQPLSGERLEIYVQSKVGEKNALVPSENIPCRENLEQSKERPGHTPTQNVEEGKSEVENEDTQHKEDASHAPATPVGTSGGRGGNDAGPQREPRPKRLTSSVYNLRHAHSLDSLDTMKVTSDKEAAQIKPTPKDNEASESTDPFEEEDVDTVVDEQPKFVEWCAEEENQELIANFNTQYMKVQKGWIQLEKEAQPTPRARNKSDKLKEIWKSKKRSRKCRGSLEVQKFSPVQMLFMTNFKLSNVCKWFLETTETRSLVIVKKLNTRLPGDIPPVKHPLQKYSPSGLYPSSLQAERLKKHLKKFPGTTPARNNWKTQKLWAKFRENLDQVETEDGSDISLSPNSEDVTEEVKEDRSSHPPTNLPTPASTRILRKYSNIRGKLRAQHRLIKNEKMESPLGVAVESKQSRKSVCINPLMSPKLALQVHADGFPLKPKSTEGMKGRKGKQASEVLLKAEVQNKRKRAEGCSSQDSKDKGPAIRASKEKHVEGPTKTPAKKPAARDKTNQLPKKMSLKENKMKIPKKSSGKSCPTSRKEKENTNKRPTQSIASEAVAKSTKQKGTGESSSRPQKAANRKPSSGKTRARPLKSPENSATQRKRKLKAKLDSSHGKRRRLEAK
- the Lcor gene encoding ligand-dependent corepressor isoform X5, whose amino-acid sequence is MQRMIQQFAAEYTSKNSSTQDPSQPNSTKNQSLPKASPVTTSPTAATTQNPVLSKLLMADQDSPLDLTVRKSQSEPSEQGVCVSADGVLDLSTKKSPCAGSTSLSHSAGCSSTQGNGENSTETLAVDSNNQSKSPLEKFMVKLCTHHQKQFIRVLSDLYTESQPGTEDLPPLDSGAMDASICNAGCAQLSSSHREKDAMCHDRKSPTSVDLFVDSSGSHSSVHITEQTLKEPPPETNSVDGRENALTVVQKDSSELPATQPNSSSSTDSSTLGYLTVSNSSSQNFHHISKSLEGQTTGKEQDTNMKTCEDSKDHMQSSALVESLLGVKVAAENSEEGNSYVVSQRNSFKALSEEKWDSGFMENSSRTADKENALQCGSKTPLRQDLEADEQDARPKQENHLHSLGRSKMGYHSHPSDKGQFDHSKDGWLASSPVPAIHKAPNGHSRTKMISASIKTARKSKRASGLRINDYDNQCDVVYISQPITECHFENQRSILSSRKTARKSTRGYFFNGDCCELPTVRTLARNLHIQEKASCSPLASEAVVMPKQTLTVSAPRHTVDLQLPREDHTEGPSKEITSFKEGGGDTSSVKESQEPEVCSMMNELNPSSSSRPEEMTASNPVCPGPAHLPEEDAPEDSAAVSAPTTSVVSSPEQDQQPVALLDAEELSVIQDCHLGPTTESISGQSSEEVLCKPLSSPEVISREESPLCLEDQSPAVEVELPLSLTQTEHKHSTEVRTGDTRELDTNSPQEAVGTGTDESCGETEEGEAACVTRQEGEDSDIKKCSSEKDVCDLNIDSPEENLDKKKKVKKFPEASDRCLRSQLSDSSSADRYLRNQSSDSSLTCPETKVSKNPGVKCSEREGYTGRITPEGFPSDSFHTEALEDTENLNVSDCPSENDAEQESEGGGIVTRQTFKNMLAKDIKKEEGEIFPSSDPITTVSQPLSGERLEIYVQSKVGEKNALVPSENIPCRENLEQSKERPGHTPTQNVEEGKSEVENEDTQHKEDASHAPATPVGTSGGRGGNDAGPQREPRPKRLTSSVYNLRHAHSLDSLDTMKVTSDKEAAQIKPTPKDNEASESTDPFEEEDVDTVVDEQPKFVEWCAEEENQELIANFNTQYMKVQKGWIQLEKEAQPTPRARNKSDKLKEIWKSKKRSRKCRGSLEVQKFSPVQMLFMTNFKLSNVCKWFLETTETRSLVIVKKLNTRLPGDIPPVKHPLQKYSPSGLYPSSLQAERLKKHLKKFPGTTPARNNWKTQKLWAKFRENLDQVETEDGSDISLSPNSEDVTEEVKEDRSSHPPTNLPTPASTRILRKYSNIRGKLRAQHRLIKNEKMESPLGVAVESKQSRKSVCINPLMSPKLALQVHADGFPLKPKSTEGMKGRKGKQASEVLLKAEVQNKRKRAEGCSSQDSKDKGPAIRASKEKHVEGPTKTPAKKPAARDKTNQLPKKMSLKENKMKIPKKSSGKSCPTSRKEKENTNKRPTQSIASEAVAKSTKQKGTGESSSRPQKAANRKPSSGKTRARPLKSPENSATQRKRKLKAKLDSSHGKRRRLEAK